A single window of Xiphophorus hellerii strain 12219 chromosome 12, Xiphophorus_hellerii-4.1, whole genome shotgun sequence DNA harbors:
- the LOC116730165 gene encoding uncharacterized protein LOC116730165 has product MAPCRPALLSLLVVFGLLILSTEGRGVQEKLSPDVTAGSFLRGKDEHLERSRLIPDQLLHNEKVLDTFLVGSDQQTMADRLQSAAEISPSCTQEVLVPTRSTDPSDGNTGQENGSEPQQRLPVSRKLLYNQTVCESEPNQQNPQMDQAAHEADPVSRTSRTAPSPDGPLVEFDQQQIVMLADDEVVRTAAASLYHKHPAVSSLHAVRPQHRVRQVKGQAAPLSERSSLVLVGHGAREPSGEMRISGYSYRDVARIIQSASRIGQKIQTTAVVACGVGSDRRFPPALLQTLHEAGLETELHLWKTAVQVAETGDVLSQDGARWRSGDLTKKLVLTVGRTGEIRRRDDRRRTGQEVPTNQTALLGDGDDEPDFREQWPTAKRSFIDNNIYEKVVSYLTGSEDVKQEQVDKVRETFRILEGLTWGLFYPEFPGGRGAAQPLRRVQDPDLDRFIIGKRDGPGKVVWLDNNGKENVLQRCYVIETGSDIRNIIRHFARVGENADSYLLINDWLFLVQPDSLYVYPIGRRFSEDEDGSRNAVQKLIQQQNQEGNERYENIKKHIHDNERKNFVNIVTNIFRNQPVCLDFNSELFSVWYFTASVIAESARNFRTFPLTLMALNMKNKRFWFDPKYITMADGGTWLNKPLRGFSGSAEGYPEKLAALLGREYMVMRAWQQTTVKNQQGADEFTVMAEAAQKLNVLAEQEKNEFIKDCREFVVDVKNQQNLPSASGSFSTNEQREGPAFSLEVNK; this is encoded by the exons ATGGCGCCTTGCAGGCCGGCGTTGCTGAGCCTCCTGGTCGTCTTCGGCCTCCTCATCCTCTCCACCG AGGGGAGAGGCGTTCAGGAGAAACTGAGTCCTGATGTCACAGCTGGAAGTTTCCTCAGAGGAAAAGATGAACATCTGGAGAGAAGCAG ACTGATTCCTGATCAGCTGCTCCACAATGAAAAG GTTCTGGACACCTTCTTGGTTGGTTCTGACCAGCAGACGATGGCGGACCGGCTGCAAAGCGCTGCAGAGATCTCTCCCAGCTGCACACAGGAAGTTCTGGTTCCGACCCGCAGCACCGACCCATCAGACGGAAACACCGGGCAGGAAAACGGGTCGGAACCGCAGCAGCGTCTCCCGGTCAGCAGAAAGCTCCTCTACAACCAGACAGTCTGTGAGTCAGAACCCAACCAGCAGAACCCTCAGATGGATCAAGCAGCGCATGAAGCCGACCCGGtttccagaacctccagaaccgcCCCGAGCCCAGATGGTCCCCTGGTAGAGTTTGACCAGCAGCAGATCGTCATGTTAGCAGACGATGAGGTGGTGagaacagctgcagcttctctctACCACAAACATCCAGCGGTCAGTTCGCTTCACGCCGTCCGTCCCCAGCACAGAGTCcggcaggtcaaaggtcaggcgGCGCCTCTGTCAGAACGCAGCAGCCTGGTTCTGGTGGGTCACGGAGCCAGAGAGCCTTCAGGAGAGATGAGGATATCAGGGTACAGCTACCGAGACGTGGCCAGGATCATCCAAAGTGCCTCCAGGATCGGCCAGAAGATCCAAACCACTGCAGTGGTGGCCTGCGGCGTGGGATCGGACCGCCGCTTCCCACCAGCTCTGCTGCAGACGCTGCACGAAGCCGGCCTGGAGACGGAGCTGCACCTGTGGAAGACCGCCGTCCAGGTGGCGGAGACGGGAGACGTCCTGAGTCAGGACGGAGCGCGGTGGAGATCTGGAGATCTCACCAAGAAGCTGGTTCTGACCGTCGGCCGGACCGGAGAGATCAGGAGGAGGGACGACCGCCGCCGCACCGGGCAGGAAGTTCCCACCAATCAGACGGCGCTGCTGGGCGACGGAGACGATGAGCCGGACTTCAGAGAACAATGGCCAACAGCAAAAAGAAGCTTCATTGATAACAACATCTATGAGAAAGTTGTTTCATATCTAACAGGTTCAGAAGATGTTAAACAAGAACAAGTCGACAAAGTCAGAGAAACCTTCAGGATCCTCGAAGGTTTGACGTGGGGATTATTTTACCCAGAGTTCCCTGGTGGCAGAGGTGCGGCACAACCACTAAGGAGAGTTCAGGATCCAGACCTGGACAGGTTCATCATAGGGAAGAGAGACGGGCCGGGAAAAGTTGTCTGGTTAGACAACAACGGTAAAGAAAATGTTCTCCAGAGATGCTACGTgattgaaacaggaagtgacatcagaAATATCATCCGCCATTTTGCAAGGGTGGGAGAGAACGCTGACTCCTACCTGCTGATCAATGATTGGCTGTTCTTGGTCCAACCAGACAGTCTGTATGTTTACCCAATAGGAAGGCGGTTCAGTGAGGATGAAGACGGTTCACGCAACGCTGTGCAGAAACTGATTCAGCAGCAAAACCAAGAGGGAAACgaaagatatgaaaacattaagaaaCACATCCACGATAATGAGAGGAAGAATTTTGTTAATATCGTGACGAATATTTTCCGGAATCAGCCCGTCTGCTTGGACTTCAACTCGGAGTTGTTCTCAGTCTGGTATTTCACAGCTTCAGTCATCGCTGAATCTGCCAGGAACTTCCGGACGTTTCCTTTGACCCTCATGGCTCTGAACATGAAGAACAAGAGGTTCTGGTTCGACCCAAAGTACATCACCATGGCTGATGGGGGAACCTGGCTGAACAAGCCGCTGCGGGGCTTCAGCGGCTCGGCGGAGGGATACCCGGAGAAACTCGCCGCGCTGCTGGGGAGAGAGTACATGGTGATGAGAGCCTGGCAGCAGACTACAGTGAagaaccagcagggggcggacGAGTTCACGGTCATGGCTGAAGCTGCACAGAAGCTCAATGTGTTGGCGGAGCAGGAGAAGAATGAGTTCATAAAGGATTGCAGAGAATTTGTTGTTGATGTGAAGAACCAGCAGAATCTCCCATCAGCGTCCGGCAGCTTCAGCACCAACGAGCAGAGAGAAGGTCCAGCATTCAGCCTGGAGGTCAATAAATGA
- the srp19 gene encoding signal recognition particle 19 kDa protein — translation MAHLTENPADKERFICVYPIYINSKKTLAEGRRIPTEKAVENPSCAEIRDVLTAAGMNVYVENKMHPREWNRDVQFRGRVRVQLKQTDGSLCQDKFRSRKDVMFYVAEMIPKLKTRTQKSGGSDSSAQQGEGGKKSKKKKK, via the exons ATGGCTCATCTGACTGAAAACCCCGCTGATAAAGAAAG GTTCATCTGCGTCTATCCCATCTACATCAACAGCAAGAAGACGCTGGCTGAGGGACGCAGGATCCCCACAGAGAAG GCGGTGGAGAACCCGTCCTGCGCAGAGATCCGTGACGTTTTGACGGCTGCAGGGATGAACGTCTACGTGGAG AACAAGATGCATCCCAGGGAGTGGAACCGGGACGTCCAGTTCAGAGGTCGGGTCAGAGTCCAGCTGAAGCAGACGGACGGCAGTCTGTGTCAGGACAAGTTCAGATCCC GGAAGGACGTGATGTTCTACGTCGCTGAGATGATCCCCAAGCTAAAGACTCGAACCCAGAAGAGCGGAGGAAGTGACAGCAGCGCCCAGCAGGGCGAGGGGGGCAAGaagagcaagaagaagaagaaatga
- the LOC116729847 gene encoding serine/threonine-protein phosphatase 2A catalytic subunit beta isoform — protein MEDKTFTKELDQWIEQLNECKQLTENQVRTLCEKAKEILTKESNVQEVRCPVTVCGDVHGQFHDLMELFKIGGKSPDTNYLFMGDYVDRGYYSVETVTLLVTLKVRFPERITILRGNHESRQITQVYGFYDECLRKYGNANVWKYFTDLFDYLPLTALVDGQIFCLHGGLSPSIDTLDHIRALDRLQEVPHEGPMCDLLWSDPDDRGGWGISPRGAGYTFGQDISETFNHANGLTLVSRAHQLVMEGYNWGHDKNVVTIFSAPNYCYRCGNQAAIMELDDTLKYSFLQFDPAPRRGEPHVTRRTPDYFL, from the exons ATGGAGGATAAAACTTTTACTAAAGAGTTAGACCAGTGGATTGAGCAACTCAACGAGTGCAAGCAGCTGACAGAGAACCAAGTCCGGACGCTTTGTGAGAAG gcGAAGGAGATTCTGACCAAGGAGTCTAACGTCCAGGAA GTGCGATGCCCGGTGACGGTGTGCGGCGACGTTCACGGTCAGTTCCACGACCTGATGGAGCTGTTTAAGATCGGAGGAAAGTCTCCCGACACAAACTACCTGTTCATGGGCGACTATGTGGACAGAGGCTACTATTCTGTGGAGACGGTCACCCTGCTGGTCACGTTAAAG GTGCGCTTCCCGGAGCGGATCACCATCCTGCGGGGGAACCACGAGTCGCGGCAGATCACTCAGGTCTACGGCTTCTACGACGAGTGCCTGAGGAAATACGGCAACGCCAACGTCTGGAAGTACTTCACAGACCTGTTCGACTACCTGCCGCTCACCGCGCTGGTGGACGGCCAG ATCTTCTGTCTCCATGGAGGCCTGTCTCCGTCCATTGACACTCTGGACCACATACGAGCCCTGGACCGCCTGCAGGAGGTCCCACATGAG GGCCCCATGTGCGACCTGCTGTGGTCCGACCCGGACGACCGCGGCGGGTGGGGCATCTCCCCCCGCGGCGCCGGCTACACCTTCGGTCAGGACATCTCAGAGACGTTCAACCACGCCAACGGCCTCACGCTGGTGTCCCGCGCCCATCAGCTGGTCATGGAG GGCTACAACTGGGGCCACGACAAGAACGTGGTGACCATCTTCAGTGCTCCCAACTACTGCTATCGCTGTGGCAACCAGGCGGCCATCATGGAACTGGACGACACCCTCAAATACTCTTT CCTGCAGTTTGACCCCGCCCCTCGCCGCGGTGAGCCTCACGTGACCAGACGCACTCCTGACTACTTCCTGTGA